A single genomic interval of Stieleria maiorica harbors:
- a CDS encoding type II secretion system F family protein, which produces MAVFSYSGVDQTRQSVQGTISADTARQARDSLRGQGIRVRKITVCRQRGSKWRLPRVSLLGAKNQWATAVAELSMLLHAGIPMLDALDTISQQTQGAFRAALLAVRDRVAAGESFAQALRSRPDLFDAASVQMVEVGENAGTLEEVLSQLAEFKQRQSQFTDAVTTALVYPIFLVCFGTAAGVFLMTGVLPPLLENLEETLDELPFPTRVAKSLSHLLIDYRWFWVAGLIAGAVALGIAFRSQRGKLLIDRLVLRVPILGPMLVKQGVSRIAMIIATLSRSGVELTRAFDLAERSTNNSVFRSALHECGNRISAGEELAEALQRSGAFPPLAVRVFSIGQESGKLDEMLFRLAEDYDEQVKTASARLTSLIEPILILVLAAMVGFLLLATILPILEAGNVV; this is translated from the coding sequence ATGGCTGTCTTTTCCTATTCCGGCGTCGACCAAACGCGACAATCCGTTCAGGGGACGATCAGCGCCGACACCGCCCGTCAGGCCCGCGATTCACTGCGTGGCCAAGGGATCCGCGTTCGCAAAATCACGGTTTGCCGACAGCGCGGGTCGAAGTGGCGTCTTCCACGGGTTTCCTTGCTCGGAGCGAAGAACCAGTGGGCAACAGCGGTCGCGGAACTGTCGATGCTGTTGCACGCCGGGATCCCGATGCTGGACGCGTTGGACACGATCAGCCAGCAGACACAGGGGGCATTTCGAGCGGCATTGCTGGCGGTACGCGACCGTGTGGCCGCGGGGGAGTCGTTCGCCCAGGCGCTGCGCAGCCGACCCGATCTGTTCGACGCGGCTTCGGTGCAGATGGTCGAAGTCGGTGAGAACGCCGGCACGCTGGAAGAGGTGCTTTCGCAGTTGGCGGAATTCAAACAACGCCAGTCCCAGTTCACCGATGCCGTCACGACGGCGCTGGTGTACCCGATCTTTTTGGTTTGTTTCGGAACGGCCGCCGGCGTCTTTTTGATGACCGGTGTCCTGCCGCCGCTGCTGGAGAACCTGGAAGAGACGCTCGATGAATTGCCGTTTCCCACACGCGTGGCCAAATCACTCAGCCACCTGTTGATCGATTATCGCTGGTTCTGGGTGGCGGGATTGATTGCCGGCGCGGTCGCTTTGGGAATCGCCTTTCGCAGCCAACGCGGTAAACTGCTGATCGACCGACTGGTGCTGCGTGTTCCCATCCTGGGGCCGATGCTGGTCAAACAAGGGGTCTCGCGGATCGCGATGATCATCGCCACGCTTTCGCGCAGCGGAGTGGAATTGACGCGAGCGTTTGATCTGGCCGAGCGTTCGACCAACAATTCCGTGTTTCGCTCGGCGCTGCATGAATGTGGCAACCGCATTTCGGCCGGTGAAGAACTTGCCGAGGCGTTGCAGCGCAGTGGTGCGTTTCCACCGCTGGCGGTGCGAGTGTTTTCCATCGGTCAGGAGTCGGGAAAGCTTGATGAAATGCTCTTTCGGCTCGCCGAAGACTATGATGAACAGGTCAAAACGGCGTCGGCGCGACTGACGTCATTGATCGAACCGATCCTGATCCTTGTCTTGGCCGCCATGGTGGGATTTCTGTTGTTGGCCACGATCCTTCCGATCCTGGAGGCTGGAAATGTTG
- a CDS encoding GspE/PulE family protein — MSETLTDNDHNSASTHTAAQVTEQLAARLGVPVAEDLSSFQPSDLFLKRIPIAHARHHCVMGFRGQQDDEVWLAIESMAGYMHSDIIARALSQRPDGSLRPLRVRPLPATAAAIGRAINAAYSDQSSQTQAVIDSLDRDALLGELAALSPREDLLDTEGRAPIIRLVNHILFDAVKSGASDVHIQPYEDRLMVRQRIDGVLFDTFEIPKAVQEEVLSRVKVLGKMNIAEKRLPQDGRATVQLGDRTVDLRIASLPTSHNERIVIRLLDKSARLYTLAELGMPAHDFRRFRSLIARDHGMILVTGPTGSGKSTTLYGALQELDSEELNILTLEDPIEYQLDGISQTQINEKKGMTFASGMRSVLRQDPDIIMVGEIRDAETAIMAIQASLTGHLVFSTLHTNDAASAVTRLLDLGIEPYLVSSSLVASLAQRLVRKLCEDCKRPRRSGESLPDVPESLLRSHGLSPSDLVGVFEPVGCEACRGTGFRGRVGLFELLVIDDACRELVQTRANAAAIRDVGLQSGMHLLSMDGLLKVHQGITTLDEVLRVTTL, encoded by the coding sequence ATGAGCGAGACTCTGACCGACAACGATCACAATTCCGCTTCGACGCATACTGCTGCGCAGGTGACCGAGCAACTCGCCGCGCGGCTCGGGGTACCCGTTGCGGAAGACCTCTCTTCGTTCCAGCCCTCCGACCTTTTTTTGAAACGTATCCCGATCGCACACGCCCGCCATCATTGTGTGATGGGCTTTCGCGGCCAGCAGGACGACGAGGTGTGGTTGGCGATCGAATCGATGGCCGGTTACATGCACAGCGATATCATCGCCCGCGCTCTATCGCAGCGTCCCGACGGCAGCCTGCGCCCGTTGCGCGTGCGTCCGCTGCCGGCGACCGCGGCAGCCATCGGGCGGGCGATCAATGCGGCTTACTCGGATCAATCCAGCCAAACGCAAGCCGTGATCGATTCGCTCGATCGCGATGCGTTGTTGGGCGAGTTGGCGGCGCTCAGCCCCCGAGAAGACTTGTTGGATACCGAAGGCCGCGCGCCGATCATTCGGTTGGTCAATCACATCTTGTTTGATGCCGTCAAATCCGGTGCCTCCGACGTGCACATCCAACCCTATGAAGACAGGTTGATGGTGCGGCAGCGAATCGACGGCGTCTTGTTCGACACCTTCGAAATCCCCAAAGCCGTTCAAGAAGAAGTGCTTTCGCGGGTGAAGGTGCTGGGCAAGATGAACATCGCCGAAAAGCGATTGCCCCAAGACGGGCGGGCGACGGTTCAGCTTGGGGATCGAACGGTCGACCTGCGGATCGCGTCGCTGCCGACCAGCCACAACGAACGCATCGTGATTCGGTTGTTGGACAAAAGCGCGCGGCTGTACACGCTGGCCGAACTCGGCATGCCGGCACATGACTTTCGACGGTTCCGATCCCTGATCGCCCGCGACCACGGAATGATTCTGGTCACCGGTCCGACCGGCAGCGGCAAGAGCACGACGCTTTACGGTGCGCTGCAAGAACTCGATAGCGAAGAACTGAATATCCTGACGCTGGAAGATCCGATCGAATACCAATTGGACGGGATCAGCCAGACTCAGATCAACGAGAAAAAGGGGATGACGTTCGCCTCGGGCATGCGCAGCGTGCTGCGACAGGATCCCGACATCATCATGGTCGGCGAGATCCGCGACGCCGAAACGGCGATCATGGCCATCCAAGCTTCCTTGACCGGCCACCTGGTCTTCAGCACGCTGCACACCAACGATGCGGCCAGTGCGGTGACGCGGTTGTTGGATCTGGGGATCGAACCCTATCTGGTCAGCAGCTCCTTGGTCGCTTCGCTGGCCCAGCGACTGGTCCGCAAGTTGTGCGAGGACTGTAAACGTCCGCGCCGCAGCGGTGAATCGTTGCCCGATGTCCCCGAATCATTGTTGCGGTCACACGGTCTGTCGCCATCGGATTTGGTCGGCGTGTTTGAACCGGTCGGATGCGAGGCGTGTCGTGGGACCGGATTCCGAGGCCGAGTCGGATTGTTCGAGTTGTTGGTCATCGATGACGCCTGTCGTGAACTGGTGCAGACACGGGCCAATGCAGCAGCGATCCGCGACGTCGGATTACAATCGGGGATGCATTTGTTGTCGATGGATGGATTGTTGAAAGTCCATCAAGGCATCACGACCCTCGATGAAGTTCTCCGTGTAACGACGCTGTGA